In Citrus sinensis cultivar Valencia sweet orange chromosome 2, DVS_A1.0, whole genome shotgun sequence, a single genomic region encodes these proteins:
- the LOC102614592 gene encoding protein POLLENLESS 3 isoform X2, giving the protein MRWKDEELFHVIHKVPAGDSPYVRAKRAQLVEKDPSRAISLFWAAINAGDRVDSALKDMAVVMKQLDRSEEAIEAIKSFRCLCADDSQESLDNVLLELYKRSKRIEEEIELLKRKLKKTEEVIACGGKSTKIARSQGRKTQITLVQELSRISGNLAWAYLQQNDYESAERYYMKALSLESDKNKQCNLAICLIRLNRIAEAKSLLQAVRASSRNEKMDESYAKSFEHASLMLTELESQSMLQPTDYGEAKRKKILSSCTYINGSEENVSRFMVPRKCRKFYYPKTPCERSNGATVTSTKTEARAVLKKAYALPAGVITNSASPITQPRRPSWTFDNKDQRNQQGKDDATDSPHWKLPIKQMTASENMQEDAVMFTQPRSSWGFGNRAQRRERWREDTVSGSVCKLTFENAITSENMEAHVINNLNGKLQASTNERSEMGRPDSGAALSSPTCEDWRRRPWSIIAKVKQKQQYSGIHYRY; this is encoded by the exons ATGAGGTGGAAGGATGAAGAACTGTTCCATGTGATTCACAAAGTCCCCGCTGGGGACTCTCCCTATGTGAGGGCCAAGCGTGCTCAG TTGGTGGAGAAAGATCCAAGTAGGGCCATTTCCCTGTTCTGGGCTGCTATTAATGCAGGGGATAGAGTTGATAGTGCCTTGAAGGATATGGCGGTTGTGATGAAACAATTGGATCGATCTGAAGAGGCAATTGAGGCAATCAAGTCATTTCGTTGTCTCTGCGCTGATGATTCTCAGGAATCTCTTGACAATGTCCTACTTGAACTTTATAAG AGGTCTAAGAGGATTGAAGAAGAGATTGAGTTGCTTAAGCGCAAACTAAAAAAAACCGAAGAAGTTATAGCATGTGGTGGAAAGAGTACAAAGATTGCTAGATCTCAAGGGAGGAAAACCCAAATAACTCTTGTACAGGAGTTATCAAG GATATCAGGGAACTTGGCCTGGGCTTACTTGCAGCAAAATGATTATGAGAGTGCTGAACGatattatat GAAAGCTCTGTCTCTGGAATCAGACAAGAACAAGCAGTGCAACCTGGCAATCTGTTTGATACGTTTGAACAGGATTGCAGAGGCAAAATCTTTGCTGCAGGCTGTAAGAGCATCATCTAGGAATGAAAAAATGGATGAGTCATATGCTAAATCCTTTGAACATGCTTCTTTGATGCTGACTGAATTAGAGTCGCAGTCAATGTTACAACCTACTGATTACGGAGAAGCTAAACgtaaaaaaatcttaagttCTTGTACATACATAAATGGAAGTGAGGAGAATGTTTCTAGGTTCATGGTCCCCAGAAAGTGTAGGAAATTTTATTATCCTAAAACTCCATGCGAAAGATCGAATGGGGCTACTGTAACTTCAACTAAAACAGAAGCAAGAGCTGTGCTCAAAAAAGCATATGCTTTGCCAGCTGGGGTCATAACGAACTCAGCATCTCCAATTACACAACCAAGAAGACCTTCATGGACATTTGACAACAAAGATCAGAGAAATCAACAAGGGAAAGATGATGCAACTGACAGTCCACATTGGAAACTACCAATCAAGCAAATGACAGCCAGTGAAAATATGCAAGAAGATGCAGTAATGTTTACACAACCAAGATCTTCATGGGGTTTCGGTAACAGAGCACAGAGAAGGGAAAGATGGAGAGAGGATACTGTTAGTGGTTCAGTTTGCAAGCTAACATTTGAAAATGCTATAACCTCTGAGAATATGGAAGCTCATGTAATCAATAATCTTAATGGCAAATTACAAGCTTCAACTAATGAAAGATCAGAAATGGGAAGGCCGGACTCTGGAGCTGCTTTGTCATCACCTACTTGTGAAGATTGGAGGAGGAGGCCATGGAGCATTATTGCTAAAGTGAAACAGAAACAACAGTACAGTGGCATTCACTATCGTTACTAG
- the LOC102614592 gene encoding protein POLLENLESS 3 isoform X1, translating into MRWKDEELFHVIHKVPAGDSPYVRAKRAQLVEKDPSRAISLFWAAINAGDRVDSALKDMAVVMKQLDRSEEAIEAIKSFRCLCADDSQESLDNVLLELYKRSKRIEEEIELLKRKLKKTEEVIACGGKSTKIARSQGRKTQITLVQELSRLMLRISGNLAWAYLQQNDYESAERYYMKALSLESDKNKQCNLAICLIRLNRIAEAKSLLQAVRASSRNEKMDESYAKSFEHASLMLTELESQSMLQPTDYGEAKRKKILSSCTYINGSEENVSRFMVPRKCRKFYYPKTPCERSNGATVTSTKTEARAVLKKAYALPAGVITNSASPITQPRRPSWTFDNKDQRNQQGKDDATDSPHWKLPIKQMTASENMQEDAVMFTQPRSSWGFGNRAQRRERWREDTVSGSVCKLTFENAITSENMEAHVINNLNGKLQASTNERSEMGRPDSGAALSSPTCEDWRRRPWSIIAKVKQKQQYSGIHYRY; encoded by the exons ATGAGGTGGAAGGATGAAGAACTGTTCCATGTGATTCACAAAGTCCCCGCTGGGGACTCTCCCTATGTGAGGGCCAAGCGTGCTCAG TTGGTGGAGAAAGATCCAAGTAGGGCCATTTCCCTGTTCTGGGCTGCTATTAATGCAGGGGATAGAGTTGATAGTGCCTTGAAGGATATGGCGGTTGTGATGAAACAATTGGATCGATCTGAAGAGGCAATTGAGGCAATCAAGTCATTTCGTTGTCTCTGCGCTGATGATTCTCAGGAATCTCTTGACAATGTCCTACTTGAACTTTATAAG AGGTCTAAGAGGATTGAAGAAGAGATTGAGTTGCTTAAGCGCAAACTAAAAAAAACCGAAGAAGTTATAGCATGTGGTGGAAAGAGTACAAAGATTGCTAGATCTCAAGGGAGGAAAACCCAAATAACTCTTGTACAGGAGTTATCAAGGTTGATGTTAAG GATATCAGGGAACTTGGCCTGGGCTTACTTGCAGCAAAATGATTATGAGAGTGCTGAACGatattatat GAAAGCTCTGTCTCTGGAATCAGACAAGAACAAGCAGTGCAACCTGGCAATCTGTTTGATACGTTTGAACAGGATTGCAGAGGCAAAATCTTTGCTGCAGGCTGTAAGAGCATCATCTAGGAATGAAAAAATGGATGAGTCATATGCTAAATCCTTTGAACATGCTTCTTTGATGCTGACTGAATTAGAGTCGCAGTCAATGTTACAACCTACTGATTACGGAGAAGCTAAACgtaaaaaaatcttaagttCTTGTACATACATAAATGGAAGTGAGGAGAATGTTTCTAGGTTCATGGTCCCCAGAAAGTGTAGGAAATTTTATTATCCTAAAACTCCATGCGAAAGATCGAATGGGGCTACTGTAACTTCAACTAAAACAGAAGCAAGAGCTGTGCTCAAAAAAGCATATGCTTTGCCAGCTGGGGTCATAACGAACTCAGCATCTCCAATTACACAACCAAGAAGACCTTCATGGACATTTGACAACAAAGATCAGAGAAATCAACAAGGGAAAGATGATGCAACTGACAGTCCACATTGGAAACTACCAATCAAGCAAATGACAGCCAGTGAAAATATGCAAGAAGATGCAGTAATGTTTACACAACCAAGATCTTCATGGGGTTTCGGTAACAGAGCACAGAGAAGGGAAAGATGGAGAGAGGATACTGTTAGTGGTTCAGTTTGCAAGCTAACATTTGAAAATGCTATAACCTCTGAGAATATGGAAGCTCATGTAATCAATAATCTTAATGGCAAATTACAAGCTTCAACTAATGAAAGATCAGAAATGGGAAGGCCGGACTCTGGAGCTGCTTTGTCATCACCTACTTGTGAAGATTGGAGGAGGAGGCCATGGAGCATTATTGCTAAAGTGAAACAGAAACAACAGTACAGTGGCATTCACTATCGTTACTAG
- the LOC102613903 gene encoding small RNA 2'-O-methyltransferase-like isoform X2 — MENGGLSVVAVRKMKLTPKAIIVQKFGRNAQFTVDEVQDVVQNGCPGLAIPQKGPCLYRCSLQLPEFSVVSETFKKKKDAEQSAAEKALEKLGIDPSPNVPSAEEAWDKLIASVKHLFSNEFLSSQSPLRGHFIAALRRDGDLYGSVPASVIAVCDSKLANLCKLINPKVESSHLLVLTYIMRAATRLSEFVVTSEGQLSIWRKDLYPPEIKESSIIQQSESPDSICIEAIHIPSSLEMAVHPVTLNVSSTGYYLDVIARNLDQTDGNKILVSRTIGKASSEMRLYFAAPKSYLLDLSSDLPNVEEVVDFEGSLNPRASYLYGQDIYGDAILASIGYTRKSEGLFHEDITLQSYYRMLIHLTPSGVYKLSREAILTAELPMAFTTRTNWRGSFPREMLFMFCRQHWLSEPVFSTCSNSLKESSESSRFYEKSAALESAETGKECTSGGGTAASDNVRCEVKIFSKSRDPILDCSPKEFYKKQNESIENASLKVLSWLNAYFKDPDIRLEKLNNLVGALDIQCYPQNFFKKFSSYRFIHNVQQRKMGEKLLQANSINTLNAIPEHGIYCLSIGGPDSGIYPSNGCLSFISYSVSLVIEGETMKELLESREEFEFEMGTGAVIPQVEVVTAQMSVGQSACFCKELPPQELILAAADDSARTFSLLSSRACCLEYHITLLRVTEPPEDRMEQALFSPPLSKQRVEYALQHIKESCATTLVDFGCGSGSLLDSLLDYPTALEKIVGVDISQKSLSRAAKIIHSKLSKKLDAAVPCTDVKSAVLFDGSITVFDSRLHGFDIGTCLEVIEHMEEDEASQFGNIVLSSFRPRILIVSTPNYEYNAILQKSSSTIQEDDPDEKTQLQSCKFRNHDHKFEWTRDQFNCWATELAARHNYSVEFSGVGGSGDREPGFASQIAVFRSRTPPEEDDLLKDGDSAHHYKVIWEWDGNGLSRSSL, encoded by the exons ATGGAAAACGGGGGGTTGTCTGTGGTTGCTGTGAGAAAGATGAAACTTACACCTAAGGCTATTATAGTCCAGAAGTTTGGTAGGAACGCTCAATTTACAGTAGATGAAGTACAGGATGTTGTGCAAAATGGTTGCCCAGGACTGGCAATTCCTCAAAAGGGTCCTTGTCTATACCGCTGCAGCTTGCAGCTGCCAGAGTTTTCTGTTGTGTCTGAAACgtttaagaagaagaaggatgCTGAGCAATCTGCTGCTGAAAAGGCTTTAGAAAAG CTTGGCATTGATCCTTCACCAAATGTTCCCTCTGCAGAGGAAGCATGGGATAAGTTGATTGCTTCtgtcaaacatttattttcaaatgag TTTCTTTCATCTCAAAGTCCCCTGCGTGGCCACTTTATAGCAGCTTTGCGGAGAGATGGTGATCTTTATGGTTCGGTTCCTGCTTCTGTCATTGCTGTATGCGACTCAAAGCTTGCTAATCTATGTAAACTAATTAATCCCAAGGTCGAGTCAAGTCATTTATTGGTTTTGACATATATCATGAGGGCTGCTACTAGATTATCAGAGTTTGTTGTAACTTCTGAGGGACAGCTTTCCATATGGAGGAAAGATCTATATCCACCTGAGATTAAAGAATCATCGATAATCCAACAGTCTGAATCCCCCGATAGCATATGCATTGAAGCCATACACATACCAAGTTCACTGGAAATGGCCGTACATCCAGTGACTCTTAATGTTTCGTCTACTGGGTATTACTTGGATGTTATTGCTCGAAATCTTGACCAAACAGACGGCAACAAGATTCTGGTCTCAAG AACTATTGGTAAAGCTTCTTCTGAAATGAGATTGTACTTTGCTGCTCCTAAGTCATATCTTTTGGACCTGTCATCTGATCTTCCAAATGTTGAAGAAGTTGTTGACTTTGAAGGTTCGTTGAATCCCAGGGCTAGCTACCTTTATGGTCAAGATATTTATGGTGATGCAATATTGGCATCGATTGGATACACAAGGAAGTCCGAAGGCCTTTTCCATGAAGATATTACGCTGCAATCATATTACAG GATGCTTATACATTTGACGCCAAGTGGAGTTTACAAGTTGTCCAGAGAGGCAATACTAACAGCAGAGTTGCCAATGGCATTCACTACAAGAACAAACTGGAGGGGTTCCTTTCCGAGAGAAATGCTCTTTATGTTCTGTCGTCAGCACTGGCTATCTGAACCTGTCTTTTCTACCTGCAGTAATTCTTTGAAAGAATCATCGGAGTCATCAAGATTTTATGAGAAGTCGGCAGCTTTAGAGTCAGCTGAGACCGGGAAAGAATGTACAAGTGGAGGTGGCACTGCCGCAAGTGACAATGTTAGATGtgaagtaaaaatattttccaagTCTCGAGATCCAATTTTGGACTGTTCACCCaaagaattttataagaaGCAGAATGAGTCCATAGAGAATGCTTCATTGAAAGTTCTGTCTTGGCTGAATGCATATTTTAAGGACCCTGACATACGATTGGAGAAGTTAAACAATTTAGTTGGTGCCCTTGACATTCAATGTTATCCCCAAAACTTCTTCAAAAAGTTCTCTTCATATCGATTTATTCACAATGTTCAGCAGAGGAAAATGGGAGAAAAATTACTACAAgcaaactctataaatacgCTTAATGCCATCCCAGAACATggaatttattgtttaagcATAGGAGGTCCAGATTCTGGTATCTATCCATCTAATGGTTGCTTGTCATTTATAAGTTATTCTGTATCTTTGGTGATAGAAGGTGAAACTATGAAAGAACTTCTTGAAAGCAGAGAGGAATTTGAGTTTGAGATGGGGACTGGAGCTGTTATTCCTCAAGTGGAAGTGGTAACAGCGCAGATGTCTGTCGGCCAGTCAGCTTGTTTCTGTAAGGAGCTGCCCCCACAAGAGTTAATTTTAGCTGCAGCTGATGATTCTGCAAGAACGTTTTCATTGTTATCATCAA GAGCTTGCTGCTTGGAGTATCATATAACGTTGTTGCGGGTAACAGAACCCCCAGAGGACAGAATGGAGCAGGCTCTATTTAGCCCTCCACTTTCTAAGCAACGGGTGGAATATGCATTGCAGCACATTAAAGAATCCTGTGCTACTACTTTG GTTGACTTTGGATGTGGCTCTGGAAGCTTACTGGACTCGTTATTAGACTATCCTACAGCTCTTGAAAAAATTGTTGGTGTTGATATTTCTCAAAAGAGTCTTAGTCGAGCAGCTAAG ATAATTCATTCAAAACTGAGCAAGAAGTTGGATGCTGCTGTGCCGTGTACTGATGTCAAATCTGCAGTTCTTTTTGACGGCTCTATCACAGTTTTTGATTCTCGACTGCATGGTTTTGATATTGGTACTTGCTTAGAG GTGATTGAACACATGGAGGAAGATGAGGCCTCTCAGTTTGGCAACATTGTACTTAGTTCTTTTCGTCCAAGGATTCTCATTGTTTCCACCCCAAACTACGAGTACAATGCGATTCTCCAGAAATCCAGTTCAACAATCCAAGAAGATGATCCGGATGAGAAAACACAGTTGCAGTCTTGTAAATTCCGCAATCATGATCATAAGTTTGAATGGACTAGAGACCAGTTTAATTGTTGGGCAACAGAACTAGCAGCAAGGCACAATTACAGCGTAGAGTTCAGTGGGGTTGGTGGTTCTGGTGACAGAGAACCAGGGTTTGCTTCTCAGATTGCCGTCTTCAGAAGCCGCACCCCACCTGAGGAAGATGATCTTCTGAAGGATGGAGATTCAGCACACCATTACAAAGTTATATGGGAGTGGGATGGTAACGGCTTGTCAAGATCTTCGCTTTGA
- the LOC102613903 gene encoding small RNA 2'-O-methyltransferase-like isoform X1, translated as MENGGLSVVAVRKMKLTPKAIIVQKFGRNAQFTVDEVQDVVQNGCPGLAIPQKGPCLYRCSLQLPEFSVVSETFKKKKDAEQSAAEKALEKLGIDPSPNVPSAEEAWDKLIASVKHLFSNEFLSSQSPLRGHFIAALRRDGDLYGSVPASVIAVCDSKLANLCKLINPKVESSHLLVLTYIMRAATRLSEFVVTSEGQLSIWRKDLYPPEIKESSIIQQSESPDSICIEAIHIPSSLEMAVHPVTLNVSSTGYYLDVIARNLDQTDGNKILVSSRTIGKASSEMRLYFAAPKSYLLDLSSDLPNVEEVVDFEGSLNPRASYLYGQDIYGDAILASIGYTRKSEGLFHEDITLQSYYRMLIHLTPSGVYKLSREAILTAELPMAFTTRTNWRGSFPREMLFMFCRQHWLSEPVFSTCSNSLKESSESSRFYEKSAALESAETGKECTSGGGTAASDNVRCEVKIFSKSRDPILDCSPKEFYKKQNESIENASLKVLSWLNAYFKDPDIRLEKLNNLVGALDIQCYPQNFFKKFSSYRFIHNVQQRKMGEKLLQANSINTLNAIPEHGIYCLSIGGPDSGIYPSNGCLSFISYSVSLVIEGETMKELLESREEFEFEMGTGAVIPQVEVVTAQMSVGQSACFCKELPPQELILAAADDSARTFSLLSSRACCLEYHITLLRVTEPPEDRMEQALFSPPLSKQRVEYALQHIKESCATTLVDFGCGSGSLLDSLLDYPTALEKIVGVDISQKSLSRAAKIIHSKLSKKLDAAVPCTDVKSAVLFDGSITVFDSRLHGFDIGTCLEVIEHMEEDEASQFGNIVLSSFRPRILIVSTPNYEYNAILQKSSSTIQEDDPDEKTQLQSCKFRNHDHKFEWTRDQFNCWATELAARHNYSVEFSGVGGSGDREPGFASQIAVFRSRTPPEEDDLLKDGDSAHHYKVIWEWDGNGLSRSSL; from the exons ATGGAAAACGGGGGGTTGTCTGTGGTTGCTGTGAGAAAGATGAAACTTACACCTAAGGCTATTATAGTCCAGAAGTTTGGTAGGAACGCTCAATTTACAGTAGATGAAGTACAGGATGTTGTGCAAAATGGTTGCCCAGGACTGGCAATTCCTCAAAAGGGTCCTTGTCTATACCGCTGCAGCTTGCAGCTGCCAGAGTTTTCTGTTGTGTCTGAAACgtttaagaagaagaaggatgCTGAGCAATCTGCTGCTGAAAAGGCTTTAGAAAAG CTTGGCATTGATCCTTCACCAAATGTTCCCTCTGCAGAGGAAGCATGGGATAAGTTGATTGCTTCtgtcaaacatttattttcaaatgag TTTCTTTCATCTCAAAGTCCCCTGCGTGGCCACTTTATAGCAGCTTTGCGGAGAGATGGTGATCTTTATGGTTCGGTTCCTGCTTCTGTCATTGCTGTATGCGACTCAAAGCTTGCTAATCTATGTAAACTAATTAATCCCAAGGTCGAGTCAAGTCATTTATTGGTTTTGACATATATCATGAGGGCTGCTACTAGATTATCAGAGTTTGTTGTAACTTCTGAGGGACAGCTTTCCATATGGAGGAAAGATCTATATCCACCTGAGATTAAAGAATCATCGATAATCCAACAGTCTGAATCCCCCGATAGCATATGCATTGAAGCCATACACATACCAAGTTCACTGGAAATGGCCGTACATCCAGTGACTCTTAATGTTTCGTCTACTGGGTATTACTTGGATGTTATTGCTCGAAATCTTGACCAAACAGACGGCAACAAGATTCTGGTCTCAAG CAGAACTATTGGTAAAGCTTCTTCTGAAATGAGATTGTACTTTGCTGCTCCTAAGTCATATCTTTTGGACCTGTCATCTGATCTTCCAAATGTTGAAGAAGTTGTTGACTTTGAAGGTTCGTTGAATCCCAGGGCTAGCTACCTTTATGGTCAAGATATTTATGGTGATGCAATATTGGCATCGATTGGATACACAAGGAAGTCCGAAGGCCTTTTCCATGAAGATATTACGCTGCAATCATATTACAG GATGCTTATACATTTGACGCCAAGTGGAGTTTACAAGTTGTCCAGAGAGGCAATACTAACAGCAGAGTTGCCAATGGCATTCACTACAAGAACAAACTGGAGGGGTTCCTTTCCGAGAGAAATGCTCTTTATGTTCTGTCGTCAGCACTGGCTATCTGAACCTGTCTTTTCTACCTGCAGTAATTCTTTGAAAGAATCATCGGAGTCATCAAGATTTTATGAGAAGTCGGCAGCTTTAGAGTCAGCTGAGACCGGGAAAGAATGTACAAGTGGAGGTGGCACTGCCGCAAGTGACAATGTTAGATGtgaagtaaaaatattttccaagTCTCGAGATCCAATTTTGGACTGTTCACCCaaagaattttataagaaGCAGAATGAGTCCATAGAGAATGCTTCATTGAAAGTTCTGTCTTGGCTGAATGCATATTTTAAGGACCCTGACATACGATTGGAGAAGTTAAACAATTTAGTTGGTGCCCTTGACATTCAATGTTATCCCCAAAACTTCTTCAAAAAGTTCTCTTCATATCGATTTATTCACAATGTTCAGCAGAGGAAAATGGGAGAAAAATTACTACAAgcaaactctataaatacgCTTAATGCCATCCCAGAACATggaatttattgtttaagcATAGGAGGTCCAGATTCTGGTATCTATCCATCTAATGGTTGCTTGTCATTTATAAGTTATTCTGTATCTTTGGTGATAGAAGGTGAAACTATGAAAGAACTTCTTGAAAGCAGAGAGGAATTTGAGTTTGAGATGGGGACTGGAGCTGTTATTCCTCAAGTGGAAGTGGTAACAGCGCAGATGTCTGTCGGCCAGTCAGCTTGTTTCTGTAAGGAGCTGCCCCCACAAGAGTTAATTTTAGCTGCAGCTGATGATTCTGCAAGAACGTTTTCATTGTTATCATCAA GAGCTTGCTGCTTGGAGTATCATATAACGTTGTTGCGGGTAACAGAACCCCCAGAGGACAGAATGGAGCAGGCTCTATTTAGCCCTCCACTTTCTAAGCAACGGGTGGAATATGCATTGCAGCACATTAAAGAATCCTGTGCTACTACTTTG GTTGACTTTGGATGTGGCTCTGGAAGCTTACTGGACTCGTTATTAGACTATCCTACAGCTCTTGAAAAAATTGTTGGTGTTGATATTTCTCAAAAGAGTCTTAGTCGAGCAGCTAAG ATAATTCATTCAAAACTGAGCAAGAAGTTGGATGCTGCTGTGCCGTGTACTGATGTCAAATCTGCAGTTCTTTTTGACGGCTCTATCACAGTTTTTGATTCTCGACTGCATGGTTTTGATATTGGTACTTGCTTAGAG GTGATTGAACACATGGAGGAAGATGAGGCCTCTCAGTTTGGCAACATTGTACTTAGTTCTTTTCGTCCAAGGATTCTCATTGTTTCCACCCCAAACTACGAGTACAATGCGATTCTCCAGAAATCCAGTTCAACAATCCAAGAAGATGATCCGGATGAGAAAACACAGTTGCAGTCTTGTAAATTCCGCAATCATGATCATAAGTTTGAATGGACTAGAGACCAGTTTAATTGTTGGGCAACAGAACTAGCAGCAAGGCACAATTACAGCGTAGAGTTCAGTGGGGTTGGTGGTTCTGGTGACAGAGAACCAGGGTTTGCTTCTCAGATTGCCGTCTTCAGAAGCCGCACCCCACCTGAGGAAGATGATCTTCTGAAGGATGGAGATTCAGCACACCATTACAAAGTTATATGGGAGTGGGATGGTAACGGCTTGTCAAGATCTTCGCTTTGA
- the LOC102613224 gene encoding probable 3-hydroxyisobutyrate dehydrogenase, mitochondrial isoform X2 — MGFRMASNLMKAGYKMAVHDVNCNVMKMFSDMGVPTKETPFEVAEASDVVITMLPSSSHVLDVYNGPNGLLQGGNSVRPQLLIDSSTIDPQTSRNISAAVSNCILKEKKDSWENPVMLDAPVSGGVLAAEAGTLTFMVGGSEDAYQAAKPLFLSMGKNTIYCGGAGNGAAAKICNNLTMAVSMLGVSEALTLGQSLGISASTLTKILNSSSARCWSSDSYNPVPGVMEGVPASRNYGGGFASKLMAKDLNLALASAKEVGVDCPLTSQAQDIYAKLCENGHDSKDFSCVFQHYYGGKDEV; from the exons ATGGGATTCAGAATGGCAAGTAATCTGATGAAGGCTGGATACAAAATGGCTGTTCATGACGT AAACTGTAATGTCATGAAGATGTTCTCTGACATGGGAGTTCCTACAAAAGAAACACCTTTCGAAGTTGCAGAAGCAAGTGATGTTGTAATTACAATGTTGCCTTCATCATCTCAT GTATTGGATGTCTACAATGGACCAAATGGTTTGCTTCAAGGAGGGAATTCTGTAAGACCGCAATTATTAATAGATTCATCTACTATTGATCCCCAAACTTCAAGAAATATTTCTGCAGCTGTATCTAATTGTattctaaaagaaaagaaag ATTCATGGGAAAACCCTGTCATGTTGGATGCTCCCGTCTCTGGGGGTGTTCTTGCTGCAGAGGCTGGTACACTAACTTTCATG GTTGGTGGCTCTGAGGATGCATATCAGGCTGCAAAACCCTTGTTCCTCTCAATGGGGAAAAACACAATATACTGTGGTGGAGCAGGAAATGGGGCG GCAGCAAAAATTTGCAATAACTTGACAATGGCTGTGAGCATGCTTGGGGTGTCAGAAGCCCTGACACTTGGTCAGTCGCTAGGAATATCTGCTAGTACTCTAACAAAGATATTGAACTCTTCAAGTGCTCGCTGTTGGAGTAG TGACAGTTATAATCCTGTTCCTGGGGTGATGGAAGGGGTGCCGGCTTCAAGGAATTATGGTGGTGGGTTTGCATCTAAGCTCATG GCCAAAGACTTGAACCTTGCTTTGGCATCAGCAAAAGAGGTTGGCGTCGATTGCCCGTTAACATCACAAGCACAAGACAT ATACGCGAAGCTCTGTGAGAATGGACATGATTCCAAGGACTTCTCCTGCGTTTTCCAGCATTATTATGGAGGCAAGGATGAAGTTTAG